The Pongo pygmaeus isolate AG05252 chromosome 20, NHGRI_mPonPyg2-v2.0_pri, whole genome shotgun sequence sequence ccgtagtcccagctattcaggaggctgaggtagaagaatcgcttgaacacgtgaggctgaggttgcagtgaactgacttcatgccactgcactccagcctgggcaacagagtgagactccacctcaaaaaaaaaattaataataattttatcatttaaatttatGTGCAAAGTCAATGTTTTGAAATACTTGGAGGATCTTTGAAAGAAGCATAGGCTTTTTTACATCCCAAAGACACTTTGGCCTGGGGAAACTGGAACAAATTAGCCGAATGAATCTGGTACTAGGCTCACTGAGGAATGGTGAAGCCTTAAAAGTCTCCAGGACTTCTCTGAGCCAAGGTTTGCTTTTCAGAAAGTGGAGTTATAGCGCCTCACCTGGAATCTTGAACCCCAAATTATGATCTCTCCACGGTAGTCAACAGGGCTTCATAAATTATTCCTTAATCCGAGGCTTCTCAAATCTGTTGTGTTCCCTAAACAACAGAATAAATGCCTACTCTGAGGGTCTGACACAAAAGCAGGAGTCCCACAAAATAAGttcctttaaaatgtttcttcctGTATTTAAAAGTCACACTGATTTGGTATTCTATACaataataaatttatcttttatacAGAAATCCTGTTTTATAGTATTTATCAGATCAATTATTTagccttttcttttccaaattttcGAGTAAACTGACGTCGTGGAAGAAGCACCCTTATTTTCACCATTTTACAGTCGAAGAAGGGAAGATAAGAGGCGGTGAATCCCAGACTTTCATTCAGGTGACGATCCCTCGCGGGCACTCACTCTCGCTCACACTACAATTAGATCCTCCATGCGGCTTTCATATACTCTGTCACACTCGCAGCCAGAATCCCCTCGGATGGACTCTTGCAAACTTCCAGCCCCATCCCGGGATCCGTGCGTCTTCTACAGCCACCACGCGGGCCAGCGTCCAGGACGCCCAAGCATAACCTCCCCACTCTAAACCGTTAGGAATCAGTGGCTGGACTCACCGCGTCACAAAAGCATAAACTGTGACTCGATGAGTCTGCGCACTCGGAAAACAAGAGAACGCTCCCACGTCTCCGGGCGCAGCTTGTGCCAGCGACTATTAGGTCAGGGGGCGCAGCTGAGAGAATTCAAGCAACCTCCCCTCAACCGGTTCCGCCATGTTTGTGGGCTCGTAGCCCGGAATACATTTCCCAGAGGCTTCGCAGCCGACGTGCTTCGCGCAGGAACGCAGCCGCCTCCCAACCGGAGGATGCGTTAGCGGAGCTGCTCAAAGCGCGGTGCTCAGCCCTGGGAGGCTCAGAGCTGCCCGAGGGGCTTAGTCTCAGAGCCAGTGCTGTCAGGAGCTGAGCCTGTGAATAGGGCAGTCGGAAGACCGTGTGTGTCCGTGGCTTTTAAATACACCCCGAACGTCTATCTCTTTTAACTGgagtatttaatttatttacatttaatatagcCACTGATAGATTTAAAGctgccattttattatattttcttttttgtgtgtgctaaaTACACAgccttttatttatcttcttcatATTCAATCTTTTTATGAATTTAAAGATGAGGAGGCCGGgggcaatggctcacgcctgtaatcctagcactttgggaggccgaggcgggcggattgcccaagctcaggagttcgagaccagccagggcaacacggtgaaaccctgtctctactaaaatacaaaaaattagctgggcatggcggcgtgcgcctgtagtcccagctactcgggaggctgaggcaggagaatcgcttgaacccaggaggcggaggttgtggtgagccgagatcacaccactgcactcgccagggcgacagagtgagactgtctcaaaaccacaacaacaacaacaacaacaaaaactatattAACACTTTAATACCCTAAAGATAATGAGACAAACGTGCATTTGTGGAACTGCATGTCAGTCAGGCCAGTTCCCTGCAGAGGGAATTCCCAGCATGACCTCATTCATCTGCGAGGACACAGAGCAGTCCTTGTTTAGACACACACTTTCATCTACTGCTCCAGCATGGTCAGCACTCCACTTCTTAATGGTTTCCTTCTGCTATGAATATGCATGTCCAGTTGCTTCTTAGAGCAGACATTTACCTTCCTCATCCACCAGCCATTGGAGGAGGACTGGGGCCACCCAGATGATTGATTGGACCCATTCTTCCGGGAGGGTTTCCCGGTGGCCCTCTTCCATCATCATCGTATCTGAAATCAGATGAGTTTCCatagcttcttctttttttcaaatcttGCTGAAGCagagttttgaaaaacaaaaccacaaactcAGCTATTCCCCAGAAGAAATCTGTTATCAAAGATAATCTCCATGGAGACTGACTCCAGCTGTCCAACACTTGTGCGTTTGAGATGTAAACCATCTTGCCCCCATTCTCCGCTTCGGAGccttatttattactttttaaaaacggggtctccctatgttgcccaggctggccttgaactcctgggttcaaacgatccttccgcctatgcctcccaaagtgctgggattacaggcgttagctcctggcattttaatttgttttctttttgttgcatgtttcctttttctctcctttctttatgTTGGATTGATGTATTACTATTCCAATTTTCTCTTTAATAGCTTGTAGGTTGTTTTAGTCATTACTCCAGGAATTTTAATAAGTCCAAATTTATCAATACTCTGACTCTCCTCTCACAGAatgcattcaatttcatatacCCTCTTAGATTTAAAATACAAGATATCAGTTACATATtcgttttgtttaaaaaatctctctgggccgggagtggtggctcacgcctgtaatctcagtactttgggaagctaaggtgggcggatcacaaggtcaggagatcaagaccattctggccaacatggtgaaaccctgtctctactaaaaatacaaaaattagctgggtgtggtggcacatgcctccacacccagctaataccAGTAGAAtaccagctacacaggaggctgaggcaggagaatcgcttgaaccagggagtcagaggttgcggtgagctgagattgcaccactgcattccagcctggtgacagagtgagactccatctcaacaaacaaacaaaaatctctctGATGTTATACTATTATTTTGTCagtattcatttacatttactcAGAACATTAACATAAATATAAGTGGTGTTCAAATTAACAGAATGTTTAGGTTTTGTCAAAGAGAAATAcagtggggctgggcgcagtggctcatgcctgtaatccagtgctttgggaagttAAGGCagctggattgcttgaggccagaagtttaagagcagcctgggcaaaatagtgagaccccatgcctacaattttttttttttttttttaattagctgggcctggtggtctacacccataatcccagctactcgggaggctgaggccagaggatcacttgagcccaagagctatGATGACATGATTACACTGCAGCCTAGGCCACAGACctagaccctgtcttaaaaaagaaacaaaaagcccaGACGCAGTGGCtaaaacctgtaatcccagcattttgggaggccgaggtgggcagatcgcctgaggtcagcagttcaagaccagcctggccaacatggtgaaaccctgtgtctactaaacatacaaaaattagccaggcgtggtggtgtgcacctgtaatcccagctactcaggaggctgaggcaggagaatggcttgaacctgggaggcggaggttgcaatgagctgagattgcaccattgcactccagcctgggtgacaagagcgagactccatctcaaagaaaagagtccaggtgtggtggcgtacacctgtaatcatagcactttgggaggccaagatgggtggattacctgaggttatgagttcaagcctggccaacacagtgaaaacccatctctactaaaaatacaaaaattagcagggtgtggtggcacatgcctgtaatcccagctactcgggaggctgaggcaggagcatcacttgaacccaggaggcagaggttgcagtgagccgagatcatggccactgtactccagcctgggccacagaaccagactgcatctcaaaaaaaaaaaaaaaaaaaagaaagaaagaaaagaaaagaaaaagaaacaaagtgagaCAATAGTAAAAGGCAGTAAAGACAGATTTTATTCAGTAACAACTACTGCATTAGGGAACAGAATCCAGTGTGAACTGAGCTCCACTTTGGGAAACAAAAATCAGGAGTTGTTGAAAATGCTGGGGTGTACTAAAGGAGACACTGAAAGGTGTTAAGGGGGAGTTTGGTCCATATGACTAAggcatcaggtttttttttttttttttaactaattgaTATTTATCCAGAGTAGAAACAAACTTCTTGTATCTTTACGACTGAGGTAGTTGTGAAAGTTGGAGCAAGACAGCCACCAAAGTTAGGCCCTTACACTTCCACAGGAACTGAGAGGCTGGAGCAAGACCTGGCTCTCTGAATGTTTGCATTTCAAACTCAGCTCTCTGAGGAGACAGCTCTTGGTGgtagatttacatctcaaaggggcAGAGAAATGGTTTATAATTGCAAGCTTTCTAAAGTAACTGCTTTAAGAGGGGGCTTAAGGACCTATCACAATTTACAGGTTTTGGCTGGAACAGTATGTTTTCAGAACAGTATTGAGCTTTCtcaggcaggttttttttttgagatggagtcttgctctgtcacccaggctagagtgcagtggcgtgacctcggctcaccgcaattgccgcctcccgggttcaaacaattatcctgcctcagcctcctgagtagctgggattataggcgcctgccaccacgcccagttaatttttgcatttttagtagagatggggtttcaccatgttggtcaggctgttcttgaactcctgacctccagtgatccacccactttggcctcccaaagtgctgggactacaggcgtgagccacactgcCCAGCTTACATCTGAATTTCATTCCAGGATTAAGTGTCTGATTCACCTAAACAGATCGGAATGAAAGCCCTCTTACGGTTTTTACTTATTATCTGTTTACCCAGAatgaattcaaatttaaaaagcgTAAAACTTTTTTGAATTCATTAAACTTGAATGGTTAATGGTTTTCATTTCATCAAAATGCACTAAAAATAACACAAGTAATGATATTATTATATACAGAAGCTAATGTTTATTGAACGTAACAGTATATTTCATGTAGTTTCCCGTAATTTTTTCATGTACTAACTcatgtaattctttttttgttttttagagatctGAAGTGATTTTACCTTTACTTCCTTCACTTTAAGCCAATCATGAAATTTCAGTGATTTCTGGGGTGAGGGCGAAGGAAGGTGGTGTTACGAATCATCCGGGCTGTGGCCCAGTTGCCTCACGGAGGTGCAGGTAGGCTGGGCCCTCACTAGGGCAGCTGGAGGAGCATGGACTGCCCCGCCGGCAGGCAGGTGATGTTCCGAGAGCATGAGAGCTGGTATGCAATGTCTTCCGCAGCTTCCAGCTTGCACAGCTCGCTCTGGCCGTCCCCTGCAGTGGCCGAGTTGGCAAATCAGCTCAGCTGCCTTGGAGTCACCCTCAGCAGAGATGATGCCGCCTTTTTCTGCTGCTCAGCCTTTTCCACCACAAATCTGGCGCTCTCTGCTTCCTGGGAGGCCACCTGTTTGGCTTCCACCACTTCTGTTAACTCCTTCAAGGTCAGATGTGTCAAAGACACATCATCCAGAATGAACCCAAAGGTGGCTGCTCACTCCATAAGGTCGTTGCTCACCTGGCTGGAGACCAGCTCCCTCTGGGTGATTAGTTCTCCAGCATCAAAGCGAGCCACCAGTGACTTGAGGATCTCCGTGGTGATGAACAGCAGCACACACTCATCACAGTCCTCTCCAATGCCAGTGAAGATGCGAGGAAGCTGGCTAGTGACGGGCCAGAAGAGGATGCACAGTGTGATGTTGACATTCTGTAAATCTTTGCTACCAGTGATGACCGGCGCATTACGTGGTTGAGAACAGCAGTCAAAGACAATTGGTTTTCGTACCCATAGGATGAGAAAGTGAGTCCCTTCCCCTACCACAATGTTCTGTACTCCACGGAATCGGTCAAAGATGGCAGTTCTGTGCCCAGCATCCACATTACTTAAGGCAGAGTTCACCATGCCTCCTGCAACAGCTAAGGCCAGGCCAAACTTGCCGATGGACTCAAACACTTTGGCAGCCATGTTTTCTTCTGCGGGATCCTCTCACACCTGCTTCCACTCTGACCTCCACATCTAACTCATGTAATTCTAACAGCACTATACTGTAGGTACTACTATCATCATTTATATATGATCCCCAGAAGGGATAAATATCTTCCCCAATATCATCCCAGCTATAGGAAGCGGATGTTGATCATGAGCATTAAATATGCAGAGTAGCTAAATAGCCTTTCCCATCAGCGCTTATATTGACAGAGCTTTCCTGTGTAATGGCTTTTCCCACGTTTAACAATAAATGATTGTTGCTGGAAGATGTTTACATGCAAGTATAAAGAATGGTTTCCTACGTTCTCTGTTTTCCTCTACTATGAATATTTTGGCAATCCAAAACTAGAGGAATATCAGAAAAGttttatgttattaaaaaaatacattataaattcTCTGAATCTGAGTTAACACAGGTCATACCAAAGAAACTgcatatattatttacattttgaaaagttcACACCAATACAAATTGATGCCTAATAAAAACTGAACTGTATCTCAAAGCCATTCCACATTGTCTTCGTTCAAATTGTTCAGTGGGATAAATCCATTGACACAATGTGCTTTCTTTACTACCTGTATATGCCACAATTTCTCTATCAAAcatgaattctctgatgtactTCAAGGATGGATCTAAGCCTAAAGGACCTTCTGCATTTGTTACATTTAAagggtttctcaccagtatgaaCTCTATGATGTATACTAAGTTCATGGCTACTATTAAAAGCTTTCCCACACTCTTCACACATATAGGGATTTCTATCAGCATGAACGCTTTCATGTCTAACAAGATATGAGGCACAGTGAAATGCCTTCCCACATCttttacattcatagggtttatCACCGGTATGAATTCTCTCATGAATAATAAGATGTGAAGCATGACTAAAAGTTtccccacattctttacattcatagGACTTTTCACCAGCATGAGTTCGGTCATGATATATGAGGCTTGTGGCATGACGAAAGGCCttgccacattccttacattcgtaGGGTTTCTCAGCACTATGAATATTCTGATGGGCTTTAAGTACAGAAATGAACTTAAAAGACTTCCCGCATTGGTTGCATTCAAAGGGTTTCTTACCACTGTGAATACTCAGATGCTGAGTAAGTTGTGCAGATACActaaaggccttcccacattccttacattcataaggtttctcaccagtatgaaCTCTGCGATGTATAGTGAGTTTATGGCGATAACTAAAACCCTTCCCACACTCTTGACATACATAGGGTTTCTCTCCCGTATGAATTCTCTCATGTATAACAAGATATGAGGCACAACGAAAGGACTTCCCGCATTCTTTACATTCAAAGGGTTTGTAACCAGTGTGAATTCTGTTATGATGGGCAAGGTGTGCACGCTGActgaaggccttcccacattccttacatttgtagggtttctcacCGGTAtgaatattttgatgtattttaagGGATGAATTGAGCCTAAAGGACTTCCCACATTtgttacattcatagggtttcttaCCACTATGAATACCCTGATGTCGAGTAAGTCGTCCATGCACactaaaggctttcccacattcctcaCACTTATAAGGTTTCTCAACACTTTCAAATGTATGAGGTGCAGTAAGTTGATGGCCACTACTAAAAGCCTCCCCATTTTCtttacattcataaggtttctccCCTGAATAAATTCTCTGATGCATGGTAAGTTGATACCTACATGTAAAgcccttcccacattccttgcattcatagggtttttctccagtatgaattcttttaTGACCCACAAGGTGGGCAAACTGACGAaaggcctttccacattccttacattcatgtggcttctctccagtatgaatacTCTGATGTACTTTAAGGCCTGCTTTGAGCCTAAAGGACTTCCCACATTTGTTACATTCAAAGGGCTTCTCACCAGTGTGAATACTCTGATGTCGACTAAGTCGTCCATACACACTAAAGGCCttgccacattccttacattcgtaGGGTTTCTCACCATAATGAAATCTATGATGTACAGTAAGTTGACGGCTAGTCCTAAAAGCTTCCCCACACtctttacattcatagggtttctcaacATGAACCTTCCCATGTTGAGCAAGGTTTGCAGGATAACTGAAGACCttcccacattcttcacattcataaggtttctcaCGAGCATGAATTTTCTGATGCTTTCTAAGGTCTGTAAGATGGCTAAATGCCTTCCCAAACTCTTCACATTGATCAGGTTCCTCACTAGTATGAATTGTTTGATGTACCATGAGTTCTGTAAGATGACTAAAGGACTTCTGACACTCTTTACACTCATATGGTTTCTGTCCATTATGAATTCTCTGATGGAGAGTAACAGATGAGTGTTTCCTATAAAGCTGCATTTTCCCATCGCTGATTATTTCACATCTTGAATCCAAATCtagaagacataaaataaaaacattttgtttattggATGAGAAAATGTCAATGTATTGTAGAATTAAGAGAAATTCTCACCTATTACAGATACTAACTTGAAAATacagttataaaatataaaaaatgaaaggagagctcaaaaaatgagtttgtgcagtggagtgcagccttacacacacatgcacacatacacaaagacacacacacacacagaggcctgTTTTGTAGTGTTTGCCAAGATCTCTAGTGTAAATACTTCCACTGAGGGCAATTTCAAGCTGTCAATTT is a genomic window containing:
- the ZNF607 gene encoding zinc finger protein 607 isoform X3 codes for the protein MIVREETRGECTDLDSRCEIISDGKMQLYRKHSSVTLHQRIHNGQKPYECKECQKSFSHLTELMVHQTIHTSEEPDQCEEFGKAFSHLTDLRKHQKIHAREKPYECEECGKVFSYPANLAQHGKVHVEKPYECKECGEAFRTSRQLTVHHRFHYGEKPYECKECGKAFSVYGRLSRHQSIHTGEKPFECNKCGKSFRLKAGLKVHQSIHTGEKPHECKECGKAFRQFAHLVGHKRIHTGEKPYECKECGKGFTCRYQLTMHQRIYSGEKPYECKENGEAFSSGHQLTAPHTFESVEKPYKCEECGKAFSVHGRLTRHQGIHSGKKPYECNKCGKSFRLNSSLKIHQNIHTGEKPYKCKECGKAFSQRAHLAHHNRIHTGYKPFECKECGKSFRCASYLVIHERIHTGEKPYVCQECGKGFSYRHKLTIHRRVHTGEKPYECKECGKAFSVSAQLTQHLSIHSGKKPFECNQCGKSFKFISVLKAHQNIHSAEKPYECKECGKAFRHATSLIYHDRTHAGEKSYECKECGETFSHASHLIIHERIHTGDKPYECKRCGKAFHCASYLVRHESVHADRNPYMCEECGKAFNSSHELSIHHRVHTGEKPFKCNKCRRSFRLRSILEVHQRIHV
- the ZNF607 gene encoding zinc finger protein 607 isoform X1 → MACGSITFRDVAIDFSHQEWEYLNLVQKTLYQEVMMENYDNLVLLAGHSKSKPDLITLLEQGKEPWMIVREETRGECTDLDSRCEIISDGKMQLYRKHSSVTLHQRIHNGQKPYECKECQKSFSHLTELMVHQTIHTSEEPDQCEEFGKAFSHLTDLRKHQKIHAREKPYECEECGKVFSYPANLAQHGKVHVEKPYECKECGEAFRTSRQLTVHHRFHYGEKPYECKECGKAFSVYGRLSRHQSIHTGEKPFECNKCGKSFRLKAGLKVHQSIHTGEKPHECKECGKAFRQFAHLVGHKRIHTGEKPYECKECGKGFTCRYQLTMHQRIYSGEKPYECKENGEAFSSGHQLTAPHTFESVEKPYKCEECGKAFSVHGRLTRHQGIHSGKKPYECNKCGKSFRLNSSLKIHQNIHTGEKPYKCKECGKAFSQRAHLAHHNRIHTGYKPFECKECGKSFRCASYLVIHERIHTGEKPYVCQECGKGFSYRHKLTIHRRVHTGEKPYECKECGKAFSVSAQLTQHLSIHSGKKPFECNQCGKSFKFISVLKAHQNIHSAEKPYECKECGKAFRHATSLIYHDRTHAGEKSYECKECGETFSHASHLIIHERIHTGDKPYECKRCGKAFHCASYLVRHESVHADRNPYMCEECGKAFNSSHELSIHHRVHTGEKPFKCNKCRRSFRLRSILEVHQRIHV
- the ZNF607 gene encoding zinc finger protein 607 isoform X2, which codes for MACGSITFRDVAIDFSHQEWEYLNLVQKTLYQEVMMENYDNLVLLGHSKSKPDLITLLEQGKEPWMIVREETRGECTDLDSRCEIISDGKMQLYRKHSSVTLHQRIHNGQKPYECKECQKSFSHLTELMVHQTIHTSEEPDQCEEFGKAFSHLTDLRKHQKIHAREKPYECEECGKVFSYPANLAQHGKVHVEKPYECKECGEAFRTSRQLTVHHRFHYGEKPYECKECGKAFSVYGRLSRHQSIHTGEKPFECNKCGKSFRLKAGLKVHQSIHTGEKPHECKECGKAFRQFAHLVGHKRIHTGEKPYECKECGKGFTCRYQLTMHQRIYSGEKPYECKENGEAFSSGHQLTAPHTFESVEKPYKCEECGKAFSVHGRLTRHQGIHSGKKPYECNKCGKSFRLNSSLKIHQNIHTGEKPYKCKECGKAFSQRAHLAHHNRIHTGYKPFECKECGKSFRCASYLVIHERIHTGEKPYVCQECGKGFSYRHKLTIHRRVHTGEKPYECKECGKAFSVSAQLTQHLSIHSGKKPFECNQCGKSFKFISVLKAHQNIHSAEKPYECKECGKAFRHATSLIYHDRTHAGEKSYECKECGETFSHASHLIIHERIHTGDKPYECKRCGKAFHCASYLVRHESVHADRNPYMCEECGKAFNSSHELSIHHRVHTGEKPFKCNKCRRSFRLRSILEVHQRIHV